One window of the Labilibaculum sp. genome contains the following:
- the cas2 gene encoding CRISPR-associated endonuclease Cas2, whose product MYVILVYDMGEKRVGKMLKLCRQYLNWIQNSVFEGEITEVKLKELILKAEFIMNEEERDSLILFKSREQKWLEKEVIGHEKNDLDQFL is encoded by the coding sequence ATGTATGTAATTTTGGTTTACGACATGGGCGAAAAGCGTGTAGGAAAAATGTTGAAATTGTGCAGACAATATTTAAATTGGATTCAGAATTCGGTTTTCGAAGGCGAAATAACAGAGGTTAAATTAAAAGAACTAATTTTGAAAGCTGAATTTATTATGAATGAGGAAGAACGCGATAGTTTGATCTTATTTAAAAGCAGAGAACAAAAATGGTTGGAAAAAGAAGTAATTGGACATGAAAAAAATGATTTGGATCAATTCTTATAG
- a CDS encoding phosphatase PAP2 family protein: MRIISKQLIYSMLIFCLLLVSGGYILLAFSEIEFSLFINALHTPFLDQFFFWITLLGDGSFLLVLAFVFLFKKYYYAILSVLLLISSGLISYLFKKMIFVNSMRPLFYLSKSEIHIPEGIHFYYKNSFPSGHAMTVFAATTLIIWIYRKFLLSYMSLTIASLVCISRVYLLQHFFIDVYFGAILGVLESALFIWIIETKLNRLQNSKLNSSLYSFLITKTKIPLPSINPKSNEKLPYKYPPKN, from the coding sequence ATGAGGATTATTTCAAAACAGCTAATTTACAGCATGCTTATTTTCTGCCTCTTACTTGTATCCGGAGGCTATATTCTATTGGCCTTTTCCGAAATTGAATTCTCCTTATTTATTAATGCGCTCCATACTCCTTTTCTCGATCAGTTTTTTTTCTGGATCACCCTGCTTGGAGATGGCAGCTTTCTTCTGGTTCTTGCCTTTGTTTTCCTTTTCAAAAAATACTATTACGCAATACTTAGTGTGCTGCTATTGATATCCTCGGGTCTGATTTCCTATCTGTTTAAAAAAATGATATTTGTAAATTCAATGCGGCCATTGTTTTACTTGTCGAAAAGTGAAATTCACATCCCCGAAGGAATTCATTTTTACTATAAAAATTCATTCCCTTCGGGTCATGCAATGACCGTATTTGCTGCAACCACCCTAATCATCTGGATTTATCGGAAATTCCTTCTTAGTTACATGTCCTTAACCATAGCAAGTCTGGTTTGTATCTCACGAGTCTATCTTTTGCAGCATTTTTTTATCGATGTGTATTTTGGGGCTATTCTGGGTGTTCTTGAATCGGCTCTTTTCATTTGGATAATAGAAACCAAATTAAACCGGCTTCAAAACAGCAAATTAAATTCATCCTTATATTCATTTCTTATCACAAAAACTAAAATTCCATTGCCATCCATAAACCCTAAAAGTAATGAGAAGCTTCCTTATAAGTATCCACCCAAAAATTAA
- the cas3 gene encoding CRISPR-associated helicase Cas3', whose protein sequence is MVHDLKFESHPGKLLEEHIRGVQKGTLLRSALPIAEVAALFHDLGKINPNFQNKLYGKSNGYANHSYLSVIGWVNYALVNMKDIMNNQGLKNQEELSLFILQIAVLIGKHHQNLPNFDKVFIGSEELIRATEFAKENGRNLPMNEFLNKTLKLDCASFELKWGKQENMFVSFLSKYQKKAWKQSPLKSFMDTQEAFAALVESDKRDAGKNKDFFFDENIEKNTIQLSENLELTFDKFEKSPNNSKLNILRTQIRLQAVERIKSKLTTDERVFTLTAPTGAGKTFTMLSVANEIRKQKGNLGIIYSLPFLSITEQVQKIAEELLDDVLSVNSKTENERIKKAQQSYENDQSNNNLKEILKEDFIHNTFDHPFVITTFIQFFETLLSNRNSTLLKLPNFKNRIFLIDEVQALPPRLYIFFSAWLDEFCRRNNSFAILSTATMPKLAIPIKDTDEDCRADLLFQDYSVPNELIDCKKYFAEDIFNRYQIEVLSDQQTNESLVNHILELDRSCLVILNTIADTKKLYNELKGKSVNILLLNTHFIPDDRTRIIEQAQNLLKVNKKVILISTQLIEAGVDIDFPVVYRDMCPLPSLIQSAGRCNRNNNLDKGQVYFFELVSDNGRSRARLIYRDEGKKFLDFCRKEIPASINENELFEVQSKFFESIRQNLTIGEFKSIENTEKSYNMIKCINNAEFENLGKFKLINNNIGEQVQYYILENEADSCYERLNELLTELKTQEDYANTKRIKIKISDFIKQLSGRILNIRVNQYNKAQMPQQYLADIMDIKFITMDNYSSTEGLILDNIENCFL, encoded by the coding sequence ATGGTGCATGATTTAAAATTTGAATCGCATCCGGGTAAATTATTGGAAGAACATATAAGGGGAGTACAAAAGGGTACTCTTCTTCGTTCTGCTTTGCCTATTGCGGAAGTAGCAGCTTTGTTTCACGATTTGGGTAAAATTAACCCGAATTTTCAGAACAAACTGTATGGGAAAAGCAATGGATATGCAAATCACTCCTATTTATCGGTAATTGGCTGGGTTAATTATGCCTTGGTCAATATGAAAGATATAATGAATAATCAAGGTCTAAAAAATCAAGAAGAACTTTCTTTGTTTATTTTACAAATTGCGGTACTTATAGGTAAACATCACCAAAACCTGCCAAATTTCGACAAAGTTTTCATTGGTTCGGAGGAATTAATTAGGGCTACTGAATTTGCTAAAGAAAATGGACGTAATCTCCCTATGAATGAATTTCTAAATAAAACATTGAAGTTAGATTGTGCATCATTCGAATTAAAGTGGGGAAAACAAGAAAATATGTTTGTTTCTTTTTTGTCCAAGTATCAAAAGAAAGCATGGAAGCAATCGCCTTTAAAATCCTTTATGGATACTCAGGAGGCTTTTGCTGCATTAGTTGAATCAGATAAAAGAGATGCAGGAAAAAATAAAGATTTCTTTTTTGACGAAAATATCGAAAAAAACACGATACAGCTCTCTGAAAATCTGGAACTCACTTTTGACAAGTTTGAAAAGTCCCCCAATAATTCAAAACTTAATATTCTTCGTACACAAATACGATTACAAGCCGTTGAAAGAATCAAGAGTAAGTTAACTACAGATGAACGTGTTTTTACACTTACTGCACCTACCGGAGCAGGAAAAACGTTTACAATGCTTTCTGTTGCTAATGAGATTCGAAAGCAAAAGGGAAATCTTGGCATCATTTATTCTCTTCCCTTTTTATCAATCACTGAACAGGTACAAAAAATTGCCGAAGAACTTCTAGATGATGTACTTTCCGTAAACTCAAAAACAGAAAATGAGCGCATCAAAAAAGCACAACAATCGTATGAAAACGATCAATCGAACAATAATTTAAAAGAAATATTGAAAGAAGACTTTATTCACAATACATTCGACCATCCTTTTGTAATAACAACGTTTATTCAGTTTTTTGAAACGCTTTTGAGCAACAGAAATTCCACTTTACTAAAGCTCCCAAACTTTAAAAACCGCATTTTCTTAATTGATGAAGTACAGGCGCTACCACCGCGTTTGTATATTTTCTTTTCGGCATGGTTAGATGAATTTTGCAGGAGGAACAATTCTTTTGCAATACTATCAACTGCAACCATGCCCAAGTTGGCCATTCCAATTAAAGATACAGATGAAGACTGCAGAGCAGATTTGTTATTTCAGGATTACTCGGTGCCGAATGAACTAATCGATTGCAAAAAATATTTTGCAGAAGATATTTTTAATCGCTACCAAATAGAAGTGCTTTCCGATCAACAAACCAATGAATCGTTGGTAAACCATATCCTTGAATTAGACAGGTCTTGCTTAGTAATATTAAATACAATTGCCGATACAAAAAAACTTTACAATGAACTGAAGGGAAAATCGGTAAATATTCTTCTGCTGAATACACATTTTATTCCCGATGACAGAACAAGAATAATAGAACAAGCTCAAAATTTACTAAAAGTCAACAAAAAAGTAATTTTAATATCAACGCAGCTAATTGAAGCAGGTGTTGATATCGACTTCCCTGTCGTTTATCGTGACATGTGTCCCTTACCAAGTCTTATTCAAAGTGCAGGCCGTTGCAATAGAAATAATAATTTAGATAAAGGACAGGTGTACTTCTTTGAATTGGTTAGCGATAATGGTCGCTCCCGAGCAAGACTAATTTATCGGGATGAAGGAAAAAAGTTTCTTGATTTCTGTCGCAAAGAGATACCAGCATCAATAAATGAAAACGAGTTGTTTGAGGTGCAATCAAAATTCTTTGAAAGCATTCGCCAAAATCTCACAATAGGTGAGTTTAAATCTATAGAAAACACCGAAAAATCATACAATATGATTAAATGCATAAATAATGCTGAATTCGAAAACCTTGGGAAATTCAAACTCATCAATAATAATATTGGAGAACAAGTACAATACTATATTTTAGAAAATGAAGCTGACTCCTGCTATGAAAGGCTTAACGAATTACTTACTGAGCTTAAGACACAAGAAGATTATGCAAATACCAAACGCATAAAAATCAAAATCAGCGACTTTATTAAGCAATTAAGTGGTCGTATATTGAACATCCGAGTTAATCAATACAATAAAGCTCAAATGCCTCAACAATATCTAGCTGACATTATGGATATAAAATTCATCACAATGGATAATTACTCTTCCACCGAAGGATTGATTCTTGATAACATTGAAAACTGCTTCTTATAA
- a CDS encoding glycosyltransferase family 39 protein, producing the protein MRSFLISIHPKIKIPVLILLLYVIVATAGISGSIYILDEAKNAECAREMMESGNYIIPGFNYELRTDKPPLHYFFMLLSYKIFGISSWSARFFSIVFGALSLLITYFFVKKWLGIKSAYFSSLVLISSLHFGVFFHMAVPDPYLLFFFTASLFLFFESLQEKNRFAAMGMYICLALGALSKGPIAVLLPGFIMLLYLLLSKKLQSSTIWGLKPISGLLIFAAIALPWYLLVHRETHGEWTHGFFFEHNLERFASTKEGHGGSFLMASGFVLMGLFPFSIFLVRALSHAYRNKKKDVLLFALVAGLTITLFFSLSSTRLPNYTAPAYPFFAILIGSLLAKQKQPAYRWELIVLFIVAILIVTAGYFALDIEKQYTFLKPQLLLLLPGIIGAGFALKLYKKRTLNFTIHLISYSFILLSFFLSEIVFFQIAKQNPVTLSLPYINKDEPIACYKKFNPSYPFYLKQKIIKLESIESIKDFLQNHPDACVISTSKSLQDANYSEFAVKIFEQKDVFENRTTVILKNKLTKN; encoded by the coding sequence ATGAGAAGCTTCCTTATAAGTATCCACCCAAAAATTAAAATCCCTGTTCTTATTCTGCTTTTGTATGTTATTGTTGCAACAGCTGGAATTAGCGGCTCAATTTATATTTTAGACGAGGCCAAAAATGCAGAGTGTGCCCGCGAAATGATGGAAAGCGGAAATTATATTATTCCCGGGTTCAATTATGAATTGCGCACCGATAAACCTCCGCTACACTACTTTTTCATGCTTTTATCGTACAAAATTTTTGGTATTTCATCCTGGTCAGCACGTTTTTTTTCGATCGTTTTTGGAGCCTTAAGCTTACTAATCACATACTTTTTTGTGAAAAAATGGCTGGGCATTAAATCAGCCTACTTCAGTTCATTGGTTCTGATATCTTCCCTTCATTTTGGGGTTTTCTTTCACATGGCAGTACCCGATCCGTACCTCCTGTTTTTCTTTACCGCTTCTTTATTCCTGTTTTTTGAATCTCTTCAGGAAAAAAACAGATTTGCTGCAATGGGCATGTATATTTGCCTGGCTCTGGGCGCTTTATCGAAAGGTCCTATTGCGGTTTTACTGCCCGGATTCATTATGCTCCTCTATTTACTGCTCAGCAAAAAATTACAATCCTCTACTATTTGGGGATTAAAACCCATATCCGGACTTCTCATTTTTGCTGCAATAGCTTTACCCTGGTACCTTTTGGTCCATCGGGAAACTCATGGAGAATGGACGCATGGATTTTTCTTTGAACACAATCTGGAACGCTTTGCCAGCACCAAAGAAGGTCATGGAGGAAGCTTTTTAATGGCATCTGGCTTTGTACTGATGGGTTTGTTTCCTTTTTCAATATTTCTGGTTCGTGCCCTATCGCATGCTTATCGAAATAAAAAGAAGGATGTATTGCTGTTTGCTCTTGTTGCCGGACTTACAATCACCCTGTTTTTTAGTCTGTCGTCAACTCGATTGCCAAACTATACTGCACCTGCCTACCCGTTTTTTGCGATTCTTATTGGTTCTTTGCTCGCCAAACAAAAACAGCCTGCATACAGGTGGGAGCTCATTGTGCTGTTTATTGTTGCCATTCTGATTGTTACAGCAGGTTATTTCGCTCTGGATATTGAGAAACAATACACTTTTTTAAAACCACAGCTATTACTGCTTTTGCCCGGAATCATTGGAGCCGGATTTGCTTTGAAACTCTATAAAAAAAGAACGTTAAATTTCACGATTCATCTAATCAGCTATTCTTTTATTCTTCTCTCCTTTTTCCTTTCGGAGATTGTTTTTTTTCAAATTGCCAAACAAAACCCGGTCACCCTGTCGCTGCCATACATCAATAAAGATGAACCCATTGCCTGCTATAAAAAATTCAATCCTTCCTATCCTTTTTATCTAAAGCAAAAAATTATAAAACTGGAAAGTATTGAAAGCATTAAAGATTTCCTGCAGAATCATCCTGATGCCTGTGTTATCAGTACAAGTAAAAGTCTGCAGGATGCAAACTACTCTGAATTTGCCGTAAAAATATTTGAACAAAAAGATGTTTTCGAGAACAGAACCACTGTAATCTTAAAGAATAAACTCACAAAGAACTAA
- the cas7b gene encoding type I-B CRISPR-associated protein Cas7/Csh2 yields the protein MENTIEKSEILFLFESKYTIPNGDPFTGEQRYDEETKKVLVSDVRIKRYVRDYFIEQNFLFPNTFEVYVFNDKSQVAEGSKESGSSARMKSLWAKYIDKECAGQEMTDADKKKEAKKIMDALKKDKKLDKTALELLTGCIDVRLFGGISTEEGAAVNLTGPVQFALLNPSLNKSELRIHQNTSVFSSSADKSRGSIGTTTVVPYAINQIQGWVNPYSGKLSGLETKDINDLFKAMWNSVNNINTRSKSNQSSVLMLQIVYKEATDKLYGTDRLIGIESEKEDEQIRSMEDYTLNFEKLKAITSSPKIKEIRFYTEIESIKNELKGDKFKEMTL from the coding sequence ATGGAAAATACAATAGAAAAATCAGAAATTTTATTCCTTTTCGAAAGCAAATACACTATCCCAAACGGTGATCCTTTTACGGGAGAACAACGTTACGATGAAGAAACCAAAAAAGTATTGGTATCCGATGTACGAATTAAGAGGTATGTACGCGACTATTTTATTGAGCAAAACTTTCTGTTTCCGAACACTTTTGAAGTGTATGTATTCAACGACAAATCACAAGTTGCTGAAGGAAGCAAAGAATCTGGTTCTTCTGCCCGAATGAAATCCTTGTGGGCAAAATATATTGACAAGGAGTGTGCTGGCCAAGAAATGACTGATGCTGATAAAAAGAAAGAAGCCAAGAAAATAATGGATGCATTAAAAAAAGATAAAAAACTCGACAAAACTGCTCTTGAACTACTAACAGGCTGTATCGATGTTCGATTATTTGGAGGCATTTCGACAGAAGAAGGTGCCGCTGTTAATTTAACTGGACCTGTTCAGTTTGCTCTTTTAAACCCATCATTAAATAAATCGGAATTACGTATCCATCAAAACACGTCTGTATTCTCCTCAAGTGCTGACAAATCCCGTGGTTCAATTGGAACGACAACCGTGGTTCCCTATGCTATCAACCAAATTCAAGGATGGGTAAATCCTTATTCCGGCAAATTAAGTGGCTTAGAAACAAAGGATATTAACGACTTATTCAAAGCCATGTGGAACAGTGTAAACAACATTAATACCCGAAGTAAATCGAACCAAAGCTCGGTTTTGATGCTCCAAATTGTTTACAAAGAAGCAACGGATAAATTATACGGCACAGACAGGCTAATAGGTATTGAGTCGGAAAAAGAAGATGAACAAATCCGTTCAATGGAGGACTATACTTTAAATTTTGAAAAACTAAAGGCGATTACCAGCTCTCCTAAAATTAAAGAGATTCGTTTCTATACAGAAATTGAATCCATTAAAAACGAATTGAAAGGAGATAAATTCAAAGAAATGACACTCTAA
- a CDS encoding DUF1593 domain-containing protein: protein MKYILIFTFLLCVEFSSAQVNKSDKQRFIVTTDLGGSDPDDIQSMIHLLVCSNAIDIEGLVSSQVWVDDPDKTAKIIEVVNWYEEVLPCLKKQATGYPEADYLRSITMQGQAKSNMSGVGEGKDSQGSELIISAVDKKGDNRPVWIAGWGGMNTVAQALWKVKNTRNKKALNAFVKKIRLYDVLGQDDAGAWIAKNFPDIVYIRNKKIYGWAPSDDWAKNNIQNIKPFGVHYPNRIWATEGDSPSFLYVYANGLNVPDHIDYGGWGGRFSTNKESGIRGMSFIVKSGKDETQYDPYYMYGSTEEGIEAINKWKQHIWNNFAARMIWTTTDDYSAVNHHPVPIVDGDNSLKCLYKRAKAGNALIFDATESKDPDGNQLDYKWFVYNEPSTYKGAITIEENSSPKCKILVPSDASGKTIHLILEITDKGIPALTGYRRIVINVDKEE, encoded by the coding sequence ATGAAATACATTCTAATTTTTACATTTCTTTTATGCGTAGAATTTTCTTCTGCGCAAGTAAATAAGAGCGACAAACAAAGATTCATTGTCACTACAGACCTTGGTGGTAGTGACCCCGATGATATCCAATCCATGATTCACCTTTTGGTCTGTTCCAATGCGATTGACATTGAAGGGCTTGTAAGTTCACAGGTTTGGGTAGACGACCCAGACAAAACCGCAAAGATAATTGAAGTTGTCAATTGGTATGAAGAAGTGTTACCTTGTTTGAAGAAACAAGCAACCGGTTATCCGGAAGCCGACTATTTAAGGTCAATCACAATGCAAGGGCAGGCAAAATCCAATATGTCCGGCGTGGGAGAGGGTAAAGATTCTCAGGGGTCAGAATTAATTATTTCAGCGGTAGACAAGAAAGGGGATAACCGCCCGGTATGGATTGCCGGATGGGGTGGCATGAATACTGTTGCACAAGCTCTCTGGAAAGTAAAAAATACCCGAAACAAAAAAGCATTAAACGCATTCGTAAAGAAAATACGACTTTATGACGTGCTTGGGCAAGATGATGCGGGTGCTTGGATTGCGAAAAACTTTCCTGACATTGTATATATACGCAACAAAAAAATCTATGGATGGGCACCATCTGACGATTGGGCGAAGAACAATATTCAGAACATCAAGCCCTTTGGTGTGCATTACCCAAATAGAATTTGGGCAACAGAAGGCGACTCTCCTTCTTTTCTTTATGTTTACGCCAATGGTTTAAACGTTCCGGACCACATCGACTATGGTGGCTGGGGCGGACGATTCTCCACTAATAAAGAAAGTGGAATTCGAGGCATGAGTTTCATTGTCAAAAGTGGTAAAGATGAAACTCAATATGACCCTTATTACATGTATGGCAGTACAGAAGAGGGAATTGAAGCCATAAACAAATGGAAACAACATATCTGGAATAATTTTGCAGCTCGTATGATATGGACTACTACAGATGATTATTCTGCTGTAAACCATCACCCTGTACCCATTGTAGATGGTGATAATTCTTTAAAATGTTTATATAAAAGAGCTAAAGCTGGAAATGCTTTGATTTTTGATGCCACTGAATCAAAAGACCCTGATGGAAATCAATTAGATTATAAATGGTTTGTTTATAATGAACCAAGTACATATAAAGGTGCAATAACTATAGAAGAGAATTCTTCCCCTAAATGTAAAATACTTGTACCTTCTGATGCTTCAGGAAAGACAATTCATCTTATTTTAGAAATAACAGACAAAGGTATTCCGGCTTTGACTGGTTATAGACGAATTGTAATAAATGTAGATAAAGAAGAATAA
- the cas4 gene encoding CRISPR-associated protein Cas4: MQITGTLISYYFYCHRRMWLHANDIRFEDNSEDVAMGVLIEETSYQQRSSKYEQVEIGPIKIDFYDAKNKVIHEVKKSSKFHETHIWQVKYYIYVLELNGIEGVTGILEYPKERKTEEVFLSIPDKERIVELLEEIDKIIHSDKCPEAINQPKCKKCSYYDFCYSSEEEN, encoded by the coding sequence ATGCAAATAACTGGAACTCTTATATCATATTACTTTTACTGTCATCGAAGAATGTGGTTACATGCCAATGATATCCGGTTTGAGGATAATTCGGAAGATGTAGCCATGGGAGTATTAATTGAAGAAACCTCTTACCAACAACGCTCATCCAAATATGAACAAGTTGAAATTGGCCCCATAAAAATCGATTTTTACGATGCAAAAAACAAAGTAATTCATGAAGTTAAAAAGTCAAGTAAATTTCACGAAACACATATCTGGCAGGTAAAGTACTACATCTATGTATTGGAATTAAATGGTATAGAAGGTGTAACCGGCATACTCGAATATCCGAAGGAACGCAAAACGGAAGAGGTGTTTTTGAGTATCCCCGATAAAGAGAGAATTGTTGAATTACTTGAGGAAATTGATAAAATTATACACTCCGATAAATGCCCTGAAGCCATAAATCAGCCAAAGTGTAAAAAATGCTCTTACTACGATTTTTGTTATAGTTCTGAAGAAGAGAACTAA
- a CDS encoding sodium ion-translocating decarboxylase subunit beta, with the protein MNKIHFKIGNVIWILFIINSLLIISYIFPFRDMIDLFTKQEAGAIGIIGGIDGPTAIFISSQINWYIVVLVALEIICGIYLLLTHLKKK; encoded by the coding sequence ATGAATAAAATACACTTTAAAATAGGAAATGTTATTTGGATATTGTTCATTATTAATTCGCTATTAATCATATCATATATTTTTCCTTTTCGAGATATGATTGATTTATTTACAAAACAAGAAGCAGGAGCAATTGGAATTATTGGAGGAATAGATGGACCAACCGCAATATTTATATCATCACAAATTAATTGGTATATAGTTGTTTTGGTTGCTCTGGAGATAATATGTGGAATATATTTGTTACTGACTCATTTGAAGAAGAAATAA
- the cas5 gene encoding CRISPR-associated protein Cas5, with protein sequence MKAIKLEIKGNWAQFRKAETNNNPLSHDFITKTAFIGMIGAVLGIERNDMKPLFPLLSEGFMYSVQVNNEVVKQSWGFTLRNVSNCWDKAPKQMEFIKHPSYTVVLALKNTECKDYFDRFCSFCKQGKACYTPVLGLHNCPAEIKFLEEGEIVEKNGTFTTFGFITDNYPPLMDDLTSFRIGFDKIPTFQNDDFWNLPEKFCKVVYPSNQSTLKSEGIYFEFNNKSQWCMI encoded by the coding sequence ATGAAAGCGATAAAATTAGAAATAAAAGGCAATTGGGCGCAATTCCGTAAGGCCGAAACTAATAATAATCCGCTTTCGCACGATTTCATTACTAAAACTGCCTTTATTGGAATGATTGGAGCGGTGCTTGGGATTGAACGAAACGATATGAAACCCTTGTTCCCCTTGCTAAGTGAAGGTTTTATGTATTCTGTTCAAGTGAACAATGAAGTTGTAAAACAATCGTGGGGTTTTACTTTAAGAAATGTTTCTAATTGCTGGGATAAAGCACCGAAACAGATGGAGTTTATCAAACATCCCAGCTATACGGTTGTACTGGCATTAAAGAATACGGAATGCAAAGACTACTTCGATCGGTTTTGTTCGTTTTGCAAACAAGGGAAAGCTTGCTATACACCTGTTTTAGGTTTGCACAACTGCCCTGCAGAGATTAAGTTTCTTGAAGAAGGTGAGATTGTTGAGAAGAACGGAACATTTACAACTTTCGGTTTTATTACAGATAATTATCCACCGTTAATGGACGATTTAACTTCGTTCAGAATTGGATTTGATAAGATTCCAACCTTTCAGAACGACGATTTTTGGAATTTGCCTGAAAAGTTTTGCAAGGTGGTATATCCTTCAAATCAATCCACATTAAAATCGGAAGGAATCTATTTTGAATTTAATAACAAATCACAATGGTGCATGATTTAA
- a CDS encoding phosphatase PAP2 family protein, with protein MRFYFLIVFLLPLQVLANSSAIDSLNAKSDDKYEYGLNIRKTIIPISLISVGIIGFENNGFEIFNEEIQEEVAENIDRRFTIDDFMQYAPAGVVYANNLLGVKGKHSFSNQLLIQGTSLFIMGAVVNTLKYSAKEERPDHSGFTSFPSGHTAMAFVNAELLWQEYKDVSVWYGIAGYSMAASVGIFRVVNNKHWVTDIAAGAGIGILSTKISYLIYEKILTRKKNRKQTALMVPFYNTKQLGLSCSITF; from the coding sequence ATGCGATTCTATTTCCTCATTGTTTTTCTTCTTCCTCTTCAGGTTCTGGCCAACTCTTCGGCAATAGATTCTTTGAATGCAAAGTCTGATGATAAATATGAGTACGGCTTGAACATTAGAAAAACAATTATCCCTATTTCCCTAATCTCTGTTGGTATAATTGGTTTTGAAAATAATGGTTTTGAGATCTTTAATGAGGAGATTCAGGAGGAAGTGGCCGAGAATATTGACAGGCGTTTTACGATTGATGATTTTATGCAGTATGCTCCGGCAGGTGTGGTTTATGCGAATAACTTACTGGGAGTAAAAGGAAAACACAGCTTTTCAAATCAGTTGCTAATACAAGGAACTTCTTTATTTATTATGGGAGCGGTAGTTAATACTTTAAAATATTCAGCCAAAGAGGAGAGGCCTGATCATTCCGGATTTACATCTTTTCCGTCGGGACATACTGCTATGGCTTTTGTGAATGCAGAACTCCTTTGGCAGGAATATAAAGATGTTTCAGTTTGGTATGGAATTGCGGGATATTCTATGGCAGCTTCAGTTGGGATATTTAGAGTTGTGAATAACAAACATTGGGTGACTGATATTGCTGCAGGAGCAGGAATTGGAATACTAAGCACAAAAATATCCTATCTGATTTATGAAAAAATACTTACTAGAAAAAAGAACAGAAAACAAACTGCTCTGATGGTACCATTTTACAATACAAAGCAACTTGGTCTTAGCTGTTCAATTACATTTTAA
- the cas1b gene encoding type I-B CRISPR-associated endonuclease Cas1b, with product MKKTYYLFNPGRLSRKDNTLKFTPVDEEGNDLKPRYLPVEQVDQLYVLGSLDANSALYNFLGKNDIAVHFYDYYENYTGSFAPKCKLLSGKMLIAQTQAYLKKSKRIVVAQSFIEGASFNMLKNLRYYDNRGKDLMPVIDSIELLREKIGETKEIDELMGIEGNIRKNYYDAFNLIINDHEMGIRTKRPPLNIVNSLISFGNMMCYSECLRAIQKTQLEPTISFLHEPGERRFSLALDLAEVFKPFLVDRVIFKVLNKKEIQENDFEEKLNRIVLKEKGKKKFIQAFEKRLEETIKHRSLNRSVSYKHLIKLECYKLQKHLLDIEEYKPFKIYW from the coding sequence ATGAAAAAAACATACTACCTATTCAATCCTGGCCGTTTATCGCGAAAGGATAACACACTAAAATTTACACCTGTTGATGAGGAAGGAAATGATTTGAAACCCCGCTATTTGCCAGTTGAACAAGTTGACCAATTGTATGTATTGGGATCGTTGGATGCCAATTCGGCTCTTTATAACTTTTTAGGTAAAAATGATATTGCCGTGCATTTTTACGATTACTATGAAAACTACACCGGATCGTTTGCTCCGAAATGTAAATTGCTTTCGGGAAAAATGCTGATAGCCCAAACCCAGGCCTATTTAAAAAAATCAAAACGTATTGTTGTTGCCCAGTCTTTTATCGAAGGAGCTTCGTTTAATATGCTTAAAAACCTGAGGTATTACGATAACAGAGGTAAAGATTTGATGCCAGTAATTGATAGTATTGAGCTCCTTCGGGAAAAAATTGGTGAAACAAAGGAAATTGATGAATTAATGGGCATTGAAGGAAATATCCGGAAAAATTATTACGATGCGTTCAATTTAATTATCAATGATCACGAGATGGGAATACGCACCAAGCGCCCTCCTTTAAATATTGTAAACTCTCTCATCTCATTTGGCAATATGATGTGCTATTCGGAATGTTTGCGTGCCATTCAGAAAACTCAGCTGGAGCCTACCATTAGTTTCCTGCATGAACCCGGAGAACGGCGATTTAGTCTGGCTTTGGATTTGGCTGAAGTTTTCAAACCTTTTTTAGTAGATCGGGTTATTTTTAAGGTTTTAAACAAAAAAGAAATTCAGGAAAATGATTTCGAAGAAAAATTGAACCGAATTGTTTTAAAAGAGAAAGGAAAGAAAAAGTTTATACAGGCTTTTGAAAAACGATTGGAAGAAACCATAAAACACCGAAGTTTAAATAGAAGTGTGAGTTACAAGCATCTGATAAAATTAGAATGTTATAAATTGCAAAAACATTTGTTGGACATAGAAGAATATAAACCGTTTAAAATTTACTGGTAA